The Xenopus tropicalis strain Nigerian chromosome 7, UCB_Xtro_10.0, whole genome shotgun sequence genome includes a region encoding these proteins:
- the tmem143 gene encoding transmembrane protein 143 gives MTDLSRMIICKARWPSTALQTQSFFSPQENSCQSGKVRACVTDSLKLRFLSFQPKGRHSQWPAGARRRYCAAAGLNVSPAPIEVIALSFIMLYTTLGAVRIASGIGIPAARGMGTLAAKMAEYRKMWKPIEPKDWTVQYQERYIPLSKGQIVEHLIQEIHCDKSERQSFLSFVDQLEHSLFQPYHSTLEALQLLYDPINPDRDATLETPLLDSEKLLKEKEVLDQLQPVLDQANFNVLSEDALAYALIVHHPHDGVQVYVNLDKYEYIRYWALGQRVAPLSTQMSTNAKSSFFSRSPRTPPERRYFKRVVVAARPRNSHMVLKCFKDIPLEGLEQLLPVVKVRTSRFDRTLLNTMLLVSGGIVFVNVGMVVLTDLKVGASFLLFFFAGFMAFRAWKVFSQRRNVHSLELAHMLYYKSTSNNSELLGALILRAQEEHAKEVILAHSFLKQLNLPSDGSEAEDPKTVARVKEQVEAWLKAKSGLDITFSAQRALHNMKGLRKKSSDKLT, from the exons ATGACAGATCTAAGCCGAATGATAATCTGTAAGGCGAGGTGGCCGTCCACAGCTCTTCAAACGCAGTCCTTTTTCTCACCTCAGGAGAACTCCTGTCAGAGCGGGAAAGTACGCGCATGCGTGACGGACTCTCTGAAGCTTCGTTTCTTGAGTTTCCAGCCGAAGGGACGTCATAGCCAATGGCCGGCCGGAGCTCGTAGGCGCTACTGCGCAGCCGCAGGTTTGAATGTCAGCCCTGCGCCTATAGAG gtaATAGCCTTATCCTTCATAATGTTGTACACAACTCTGGGTGCTGTTCGAATAGCGTCCGGGATTGGAATTCCAGCTGCCCGTGGCATGGGAACACTGGCTGCTAAAATGGCAGAATACAGAAAAATGTGGAAGCCAATAGAGCCAAAGGATTGGACAGTGCAATATCAAGAGAGATATATACCTTTATCCAAGGGCCAGATTGTAGAGCATCTAATTCAG GAAATTCACTGTGATAAATCGGAGAGACAATCTTTCTTGTCCTTTGTAGACCAGCTGGAGCACAGCCTTTTTCAGCCCTACCACTCCACCCTCGAAGCACTTCAG CTGCTCTATGATCCCATAAACCCAGACCGTGATGCAACGTTAGAAACCCCTTTACTGGATTCAGAGAAACTCCTCAAAGAAAAAGAGGTCTTGGACCAACTGCAACCAGTGTTGGATCAGGCCAATTTCAATGTGCTGTCCGAGGACGCCCTAGCATACGCGCTCATTGTGCATCATCCTCACGATGGGGTGCAG GTTTATGTGAACCTTGACAAATATGAATATATCCGCTACTGGGCCCTCGGACAGAGAGTGGCACCACTATCCACTCAGATGAGTACCAACGCCAAGAGTTCCTTTTTCTCCCGGTCTCCGCGCACCCCACCAGAAAG GCGCTACTTTAAGCGAGTCGTCGTGGCAGCCCGCCCCAGGAACAGCCATATGGTCTTAAAGTGCTTCAAGGACATCCCTCTGGAAGGCTTGGAGCAGCTGCTTCCTGTGGTGAAAGTTCGCACCTCCAGATTTGATCGCACCTTGCTGAACACCATGCTGCTCGTCAGCGGAGGAATCGTGTTCGTCAACGTGGGCATGGTCGTCCTCACAGATCTGAAAGTCGGCGCATCTTTCCTCCTGTTCTTCTTTGCCGGATTCATGGCATTTCGCGCTTGGAAG GTGTTTTCTCAGCGTAGGAACGTGCATTCCCTGGAACTGGCACACATGCTGTATTACAAGAGCACTTCCAATAACTCCGAGCTTCTCGGCGCCCTCATTCTTAGGGCTCAGGAAGAACATGCCAAGGAGGTgatcctggcacacagcttcttGAAACAACTCAACCTTCCAAGTGATGGAAGTGAAGCAG AAGATCCAAAAACGGTGGCACGGGTCAAGGAGCAAGTGGAAGCCTGGCTGAAAGCAAAATCAGGACTAGATATAACGTTTTCTGCTCAGCGTGCACTCCATAATATGAAGGGTTTAAGGAAGAAAAGCTCAGACAAGCTGACGTGA